A genomic stretch from Oncorhynchus tshawytscha isolate Ot180627B linkage group LG07, Otsh_v2.0, whole genome shotgun sequence includes:
- the zgc:152986 gene encoding chaperone protein DnaJ produces MRHLSSGMLLLDSLWCVVFLWPCDSETTTRDYYEVLGVPQSATDRHVKKTFHKLAMTYHPDRNKSPNAEKIFREIAEAYEVLSNEEKRMRYDQMGHEAFQTEGEDGGKEDWARDGGGQGSFYFNLEELFQGLNMDEDPFLEDVGDSWSFLLGGEDEDDLHEYQAFLGSSFFDLSGDPSSQMGLGDHEEGFGEQEGQQSCWKKTHTDSSVEEVCEGA; encoded by the exons ATGCGACATCTTTCCTCTGGGATGCTGCTACTGGACtcgttgtggtgtgttgtgttcctATGGCCCTGTGACTCTGAGACTACTACTAGAGACTACTATGAGGTGCTGGGTGTTCCACAGTCTGCCACTGACAGGCATGTCAAGAAGACCTTCCATAAACTGGCCATGACATACCACCCAGACAGGAACAAAAGTCCCAATGCAGAGAAGATTTTCAGGGAGATAGCTGAAG CATATGAGGTGCTCTCAAACGAGGAGAAACGGATGCGGTATGACCAGATGGGTCATGAGGCCTTCCAGactgagggggaggatgggggtaAAGAGGACTGGGCTAGGGATGGAGGGGGCCAGGGCTCCTTCTACTTTAACCTGGAGGAGCTGTTCCAGGGCCTGAATATGGACGAGGACCCCTTTCTGGAGGATGTGGGGGACTCCTGGAGCTTCCTGTtggggggagaggatgaggatgACCTCCATGAGTATCAGGCCTTCCTGGGTAGCAGCTTCTTTGACCTCTCGGGGGATCCCTCTAGCCAGATGGGGCTGGGGGACCATGAGGAGGGGTTTGGGGAGCAAGAGGGACAGCAGTCCTGCTGGAAGAAAACACATACAGACAGCAGTGTTGAGGAAGTGTGTGAGGGGGCATGA
- the LOC112254669 gene encoding LOW QUALITY PROTEIN: zinc finger CCCH domain-containing protein 10 (The sequence of the model RefSeq protein was modified relative to this genomic sequence to represent the inferred CDS: inserted 2 bases in 1 codon; deleted 1 base in 1 codon; substituted 2 bases at 2 genomic stop codons) has translation MPDRDSAYLSGGCSSGGLGTSVGEEGVPGSGLGGGAGEGRGGSVGGGGSGSGSGGMGGVGALGNGNNCGGGGAGGPAPDGVCRDFLRNVCKRGKRCRFKHPDFNEVPDLGVQKNEFVFCHDHQNKECVRSNCRFVHGSKEDEDYYKKSGELPLRLRGKVAAGLGLSPMDLPHSRGEVPICRDFLKGECQRGNKCKFRHVKKDYEYEQARVGAGVVMGPGSSGMVNTGGGGXGGVGVGACGGMAGLVGGGGGGNMMGMGCPSLGGCRDPGISGVGEXGXVDGGCLSMASGQRRFDRGTCSVYDSLFESGLYETGPLESPLDHTMLQLKRRRLEGLRLDGNGGGHYELGMQAALPPRPLEYRFLEEENALLRRRVEELKKQVSNLMATNEVLLEQNAQFRSQTKVSVMTLSSTPAPSEQTLAPPVGAVSSYNHSIAQTHTTLSSAGLQPRTVTLTQQDLVAPTGAPTVPPSNTAPPSAPLPHLNPEITPLSAALAQTIVQGMVPPVSMAPVTVSVAPVAVSMAQPLPCITISHATTPMVSYPIASQSMRITTIPH, from the exons ATGCCTGACCGGGACAGCGCCTACCTCTCAGGCGGTTGCAGCAGCGGTGGGTTGGGTACTAGTGTGGGCGAGGAAGGCGTGCCGGGGTCTGGTTTAGGAGGGGGCGCAGGAGAGGGCCGAGGGGGATCAGTGGGAGGTGGAGGCAGTGGCTCTGGTTCTGGgggcatgggtggagtaggggcctTGGGAAATGGGAACAACTGTGGGGGAGGTGGAGCAGGGGGCCCGGCCCCGGATGGGGTCTGCAGGGACTTTCTGAGGAACGTGTGTAAGAGAGGCAAACGCTGCCGCTTCAAACACCCAGACTTCAATGAGGTGCCGGACCTCGGGGTGCAGAAGAATGAGTTTGTCTTCTGCCACGACCACCAGAACAAGGAGTGCGTCCGCTCCAACTGCCGCTTCGTCCACGGCTCCAAGGAGGATGAGGACTACTATAAGAAGTCAGGGGAGTTGCCCCTCAGGCTGAGGGGGAAAGTGGCTGCAGGACTGGGCCTGTCCCCGATGGACCTCCCACACAGCCGAGGGGAGGTCCCCATCTGCAGGGACTTCCTAAAGGGAGAATGCCAGCGGGGCAACAAGTGCAAGTTCCGCCACGTCAAGAAGGACTATGAGTATGAGCAAGCCAGGGTGGGTGCCGGGGTCGTGATGGGCCCGGGGTCCAGTGGGATGGTGAACACAGGCGGGGGGGG AGGAGGTGTTGGGGTGGGTGCTTGTGGGGGCATGGCCGGACTggttgggggtggaggtgggggtaacATGATGGGGATGGGCTGTCCCAGCCTGGGAGGCTGCAGAGATCCAGGTATATCAGGGGTGGGGGAGTAGGGGTAGGTG GATGGGGGTTGCCTCTCCATGGCCTCAGGACAGCGTCGTTTTGACAGGGGAACTTGCTCGGTGTACGACTCCCTGTTTGAGAGTGGTCTGTATGAGACAGGGCCCCTGGAGTCCCCTTTGGACCACACAATGCTGCAGCTGAAGAGACGCAGGCTGGAGGGGCTCCGGCTGGATGGGAACGGAGGGGGGCACTATGAGCTGGGGATGCAGGCGGCCCTCCCGCCTCGGCCCCTGGAGTACAGATTTCTGGAGGAGGAGAACGCCCTgctgaggaggagagtggaggaattgAAGAAACAG GTGTCTAACCTCATGGCCACTAACGAGGTGCTGCTGGAACAGAATGCCCAGTTCCGGAGCCAGACTAAGGTGTCGGTGATGACCCTGTCCTCCACCCCAGCCCCCTCTGAGCAGACCTTGGCTCCCCCTGTGGGTGCGGTCAGCTCCTACAACCACAGCATCGCCCAGACCCATACCACCCTGAGCAGCGCCGGGCTGCAGCCTCGTACCGTCACCCTCACCCAACAGGACCTAGTGGCCCCCACTGGTGCCCCTACAGTACCCCCATCCAACACTGCCCCACCCAGTGCTCCCCTGCCCCACCTCAACCCCGAGATCACCCCGCTCTCGGCCGCCCTGGCTCAGACCATCGTCCAGGGCAtggtgcctcctgtttccatgGCACCTGTGACTGTTTCTGTGGCACCGGTGGCTGTATCAATGGCACAGCCTCTACCTTGCATCACTATAAGCCACGCCACCACCCCAATGGTGTCCTACCCTATTGCCAGCCAGAGCATGAGGATCACCACCATACCTCACTGA